The following coding sequences are from one Streptococcus mitis window:
- a CDS encoding DHH family phosphoesterase: MKKFYVSPIFPLILGIVAFGVLSVQLVFVTNTLVTLFLLLLILGSYSLLFIHQRDYYSKSEVEQIQYVNHQAEESLTTLLEQMPVGVIKLDLSSGEVEWFNPYAELILTNEVGEIDVALIQTIIKASVGNPGSYATLGETRYSVHMDKVSGVLYFFDVSGEYEATVELVTSRPVIGVVSVDNYDDLEDETSESDISHINSFVANFVSEFAGKHAMFSRRVSMDRFYLFTDYTVLEGLMNDKFSVIDSFREESKQRQLPLTLSMGFSYGDGNHDEIGKVALLNLNLAEVRGGDQVVVKENDETKNPVYFGGGSAASIKRTRTRTRAMMTAISDKIRSVDQVFVVGHKNLDMDALGSAVGMQLFASNVTENSYALYDENQMSPDIERAVSFLEKEGVTKLLSVKDAMGMVTNRSLLILVDHSKTALTLSKAFYDLFTQTIVIDHHRRDQDFPDNAVITYIESGASSASELVTELIQFQNSKKNRLSRMQASVLMAGMMLDTKNFTSRVTSRTFDVASYLRTRGSDSIAIQEIAATDFEEYREVNELILQGRKLGSDVLIAEAKDSKCYDTVVISKAADAMLAMSGIEASFVLAKNTQGFISISARSRSKLNVQRIMEELGGGGHFNLAAAQIKDSTLSEAGEKLTEIVLNEIKEKEKEE, from the coding sequence AAAAATTTTATGTAAGTCCTATTTTCCCCTTAATATTAGGAATAGTGGCGTTCGGAGTGCTATCTGTGCAACTTGTTTTTGTAACGAATACACTGGTAACGCTATTTCTTTTGCTACTTATTTTGGGTTCATATAGTTTATTATTCATCCATCAGAGAGACTACTACTCAAAGAGTGAAGTAGAACAAATCCAGTATGTAAACCACCAAGCTGAAGAAAGTTTGACAACCTTGTTAGAACAGATGCCTGTCGGAGTTATTAAATTAGACTTGTCGTCAGGTGAAGTTGAATGGTTTAATCCTTATGCTGAATTGATTTTGACTAATGAAGTGGGCGAGATTGATGTTGCATTAATTCAAACAATTATCAAGGCATCGGTAGGAAATCCAGGTTCTTATGCTACCTTGGGTGAGACCCGCTATTCGGTTCATATGGACAAGGTGTCTGGAGTTCTTTACTTCTTTGATGTGTCTGGAGAATACGAAGCGACTGTTGAGTTAGTAACGAGTCGACCTGTGATTGGGGTCGTTTCCGTTGACAACTATGATGATTTAGAAGATGAAACATCGGAGTCTGATATCAGTCATATCAATAGTTTTGTAGCCAATTTTGTTTCAGAATTTGCTGGTAAACATGCCATGTTCTCCCGTCGAGTAAGTATGGATCGCTTTTATCTATTTACGGACTACACGGTGCTTGAGGGATTGATGAACGATAAATTTTCTGTTATTGATTCTTTCAGAGAAGAGTCGAAACAGAGACAGTTGCCATTGACCTTAAGTATGGGCTTTTCTTATGGTGATGGAAATCATGATGAGATAGGGAAAGTTGCATTGCTCAACTTAAACTTGGCTGAAGTACGTGGTGGCGACCAGGTGGTTGTCAAGGAGAATGACGAAACGAAAAATCCCGTTTATTTTGGTGGTGGATCTGCGGCGTCAATCAAGCGTACAAGGACACGTACGCGCGCTATGATGACAGCTATTTCAGATAAAATTAGAAGTGTAGATCAGGTTTTTGTAGTTGGTCACAAAAATCTTGATATGGATGCTTTGGGTTCTGCTGTAGGTATGCAGTTATTTGCTAGTAATGTGACAGAAAATAGTTATGCTCTTTATGATGAAAATCAGATGTCTCCGGATATTGAACGAGCTGTTTCATTCTTAGAAAAAGAAGGAGTTACGAAGTTGTTGTCTGTTAAGGATGCAATGGGGATGGTGACCAATCGTTCTTTGTTGATTCTTGTAGACCATTCAAAGACAGCCTTAACTTTATCAAAAGCTTTTTATGATTTATTTACCCAAACCATCGTCATCGACCACCACAGACGGGATCAGGATTTTCCAGATAATGCGGTTATTACTTATATCGAAAGTGGTGCAAGTAGTGCCAGTGAGTTGGTAACGGAATTGATTCAGTTCCAGAATTCTAAGAAAAATCGTTTGAGTCGTATGCAAGCAAGTGTCTTGATGGCTGGTATGATGTTGGATACTAAAAATTTCACCTCACGAGTGACTAGTCGGACATTTGATGTTGCTAGCTATCTCAGAACGAGAGGAAGTGATAGTATTGCTATCCAAGAAATTGCTGCGACAGATTTTGAAGAATATCGTGAGGTCAATGAACTGATTTTACAGGGGCGTAAATTAGGTTCAGATGTACTAATAGCAGAGGCTAAGGACTCGAAATGCTATGATACAGTTGTTATTAGTAAGGCAGCAGATGCCATGTTAGCTATGTCAGGTATTGAAGCGAGTTTTGTTCTTGCGAAGAATACACAAGGATTTATCTCTATCTCAGCTCGCAGTCGTAGTAAGCTGAATGTACAACGGATTATGGAAGAGCTGGGAGGTGGAGGCCACTTTAATTTGGCAGCAGCTCAAATTAAGGATTCAACCTTGTCAGAAGCAGGGGAAAAACTGACAGAAATTGTATTAAATGAAATAAAGGAAAAGGAGAAAGAAGAATGA
- the rplI gene encoding 50S ribosomal protein L9: protein MKVIFLADVKGKGKKGEIKEVPTGYAQNFLIKKSLAKEATAQAVGELRGKQKSEEKAHAEMIAEAKAIKAQLEAEETIVEFVEKVGPDGRTFGSITNKKIAEELQKQFGIKIDKRHIQVQAPIRAVGLIDVPVKIYQDITSVINLRVKEG from the coding sequence ATGAAAGTAATCTTTTTAGCAGATGTTAAAGGAAAAGGTAAAAAAGGCGAAATTAAGGAAGTACCAACAGGGTATGCGCAAAACTTTCTTATCAAAAAGAGTCTAGCCAAAGAAGCGACTGCTCAAGCTGTAGGTGAACTTCGTGGTAAACAAAAATCTGAAGAAAAAGCTCATGCTGAGATGATTGCAGAAGCAAAAGCAATTAAAGCTCAACTAGAAGCAGAGGAAACTATTGTAGAATTTGTTGAAAAAGTTGGTCCAGATGGTCGTACCTTTGGTTCCATTACCAATAAGAAAATTGCAGAAGAATTGCAAAAGCAATTTGGAATTAAGATTGATAAACGTCATATCCAAGTACAAGCTCCGATTCGAGCAGTTGGTTTGATTGATGTACCAGTGAAAATCTATCAAGATATTACAAGTGTAATCAATCTTCGTGTGAAAGAAGGGTAA
- the dnaB gene encoding replicative DNA helicase, whose protein sequence is MAEVEELRVQPQDILAEQSVLGAIFIDESKLVFVREYIESRDFFKYAHRLIFQAMVDLSDRGDAIDATTVRTILDNQGDLQNIGGLSYLVEIVNSVPTSANAEYYAKIVAEKAMLRRLISKLTESVNQAYEASQPADEIIAQAEKGLIDVSENANRSGFKNIRDVLNINFGNLEARSQQTTDITGIATGYRDLDHMTTGLHEEELIILAARPAVGKTAFALNIAQNIGTKLDKTVAIFSLEMGAESLVDRMLAAEGLVESHSIRTGQLTDEEWQKYTIAQGNLANASIYIDDTPGIRITEIRSRSRKLAQETGNLGLILIDYLQLITGTGRENRQQEVSEISRQLKILAKELKVPVIALSQLSRGVEQRQDKRPVLSDIRESGSIEQDADIVAFLYRDDYYERGGEEEEGMPNNKVEVIIEKNRSGARGTVELIFQKEYNKFSSISKREA, encoded by the coding sequence ATGGCAGAAGTAGAAGAGTTACGAGTACAACCTCAAGATATCTTAGCTGAGCAATCCGTTTTAGGGGCTATCTTTATTGACGAGAGTAAGCTTGTTTTTGTGCGAGAATATATTGAGTCTAGGGACTTTTTTAAGTATGCCCATCGTTTGATTTTCCAAGCTATGGTCGACTTATCCGATCGTGGCGATGCTATAGATGCAACAACGGTTCGTACCATTCTTGATAATCAAGGTGATTTACAGAATATTGGTGGCCTGTCTTACTTGGTTGAGATTGTCAATTCTGTGCCAACTTCTGCTAATGCGGAGTATTATGCTAAGATTGTTGCAGAGAAGGCCATGCTACGTCGATTAATCTCCAAGTTGACAGAGTCTGTCAATCAAGCTTACGAGGCTTCGCAACCAGCTGATGAAATCATTGCTCAGGCAGAAAAAGGCCTGATTGATGTCAGCGAAAATGCAAATCGAAGTGGATTTAAGAACATTCGAGATGTGTTGAATATCAACTTCGGAAATCTGGAAGCTCGCTCGCAACAAACGACCGATATTACAGGTATTGCGACAGGCTATCGTGACTTGGATCATATGACGACTGGACTTCATGAGGAGGAGTTGATTATCCTAGCAGCCCGTCCAGCTGTTGGTAAGACAGCCTTTGCCTTGAATATTGCTCAGAATATTGGGACTAAGTTGGACAAAACAGTTGCTATTTTTTCACTGGAAATGGGTGCGGAAAGTCTAGTGGACCGTATGTTAGCGGCAGAAGGTTTGGTAGAATCGCATTCTATCCGTACGGGTCAATTGACTGATGAGGAGTGGCAAAAATATACCATTGCTCAAGGAAATCTAGCTAATGCAAGTATCTATATCGATGATACGCCAGGGATTCGGATTACAGAGATTCGTTCTCGTTCTCGTAAACTGGCTCAAGAAACTGGAAATCTTGGCTTGATTTTAATAGACTATTTGCAGCTTATCACGGGAACTGGTCGGGAAAATCGTCAACAAGAGGTTTCAGAAATTTCACGTCAGTTGAAAATTTTAGCTAAGGAACTGAAGGTTCCAGTAATCGCTCTAAGTCAGCTTTCTCGTGGTGTAGAACAACGTCAGGATAAGAGACCGGTCTTGTCTGATATTCGTGAATCTGGGTCTATTGAGCAGGACGCTGATATTGTAGCCTTTCTTTATCGCGACGATTACTATGAGCGTGGTGGTGAAGAAGAGGAAGGAATGCCGAATAATAAGGTAGAAGTTATTATCGAGAAAAACCGTAGTGGAGCTCGTGGAACGGTGGAATTAATTTTCCAAAAAGAATACAATAAATTTTCAAGTATCTCAAAGAGGGAGGCATAA